In Deinococcus maricopensis DSM 21211, the sequence TGTCGTGCAGCAGCGCCTGTACCTGCGCCGGCAGGTCCGGGTGCTGCCACTGCCGCTCCGAGAGGTTCACGGACACGTAGACGTCCGGCTCGACCCGCCCGGTCGCGCGCCACGCCTGCAGCTGCGCGCACGCCTCGCGCAGCACCCACCGCCCGATGCGGTTGATGACGTCGTTCTCCTCCGCGACCGGCAGGAACGCCTGCGGCGCCAGCCACGACCCGTCCGCCTGCGGCCAGCGCAGGAACGCCTCGACGCCCACCACCTGCGTGGTGCCCAGATGCACGAGCGGCTGGTAGTGCAGGTGGAAGTGCGCGTGACCGAGGCGCGCTTTGAGCTGCTGGCGCGCGTGCGCCTGCCGGCGCATGTCCTCGTTGTACGTCCGGCAGCGGCCCCGTCCCGCCAGTTTCGCCTCGTACATGGCGATGTCTGCGGCGCGCAGCAGCGCCTCGGCGGTGGCGCCGTCCTCCGGGTAGAAGCTGATGCCGGCACTGAAATGCGCGTGCAGAACGTGCTCGTCGAGCGTGAAGGGCGTGGCGAGCGCGTCCATGAGCGTCTGCGCGAGCCGCTCAGCGTGCGCGGCGTCGTGCAGGTCCGGGAGGAGCAGCACGAACTCGTCCCCGGCGAAACGCGCGACGATGTCCTCAGCGCGCACCGCGTGACGCAGGCGCCCCGCGACGCCACGCAGCAGCTGATCGCCGACGCCGTGCCCGAGCGTATCGTTCACGAGCTTGAAGCGGTCCAGGTCGAGCAGCATGACCGCGAACGCCTCCCCGTGCCGCTCGGCGTGCGCGTGGGCGCGCGCGAGGTGCTCGGTGAGCAGCGCGCGGTTCGGGAGGCCTGTGAGCGGGTCGTGGAACGCGAGCGTCCGGATGTGCGCCCTGGCATCCTCCAATTCGAGAATGACGCAGCGACTGCGCAGCGCGTCCATGACGACCACCGCGAGGTCGCGCAGCAGTGCGCCTTCACGGTCACTGGACGCGCGGGGCTCAGGCGCGAGCACCGCGAGCGTCCCCAGGCACACCCCCTCGGGCGTGCAGAGCGGCGCGCCCGCGTAGAACCGCAGGTGGTCCTCGGTCACGAACGCGCTGCGGGCGGTGCGTTCGTCGAGGGTCATGTCCGGGAAGACCGTGAGCGCGCCGCGCTCGATGACGTGCGCGCACGGCAGGTCCCCGCGCTGCAGGGAGGTGCGGGGGGTGCCGTGGTGCGCTTTGAACCACCCGTGCCCGTCCGCCACCAGGTTGATGAGCACGACGGGCGCCCGCAACAGTCCCGCGGTGAGCTGCGCGAGCCGGTCGAGTTCCGCTTCCGGGGGCGTGCCGAGCACACGGAAGCGTGTGAGCGTCTCCAGGCGCGTCTGTTCCTGATGGGGCGTGGGCATGGGTCGTCCGGTTCCTTTCGGGGGCAGGACGAACGAGCAGGCCGTGAGTGGGGGAGAGGTCGTCCCTGACGGGGGTCTGACGCCCAGCATGCGCAGCGGCCCGACCGCAAAGCGCGTTTGCGTCGCAATGTAAACGCGAACTTTAAAAACCGTGGATGAGCCCTTAACAGCCCGCCGCCCTCGTGCTGGCCCGCCGCTGGTGCAGCTTCCCTGCGCCCCCGGCGGGCGTCATTCAGGACGTTTCCGCCCGTGGGCGGGTGGGCGCGCGCCCACCCGCCCCTCATGACGCGGACGAATGAGCAGCGTGCCAGCTCCCACCGTAGGCTGCGCGCGGCAGGCCGCCATGAACGACCCCTCAAGTCCTCCTGAACTTTTTGTGCGTTTGCTCCCGCGGTCGCGTGGCGTGTTCTTCACAGCCACCCGGTAGAGTGCGGCCTATGACGATTCAAGTTGGCGACCTGGCTCCGGACGTTCCTGACACCACCCCGCCGCTGGCGTTGTCCGCGTGGCGTGGGCAGTGGGTGGTGCTGTTCTTCTTCCCGCGGGCGCACGCGACGCACTGCCAGATGCAGGCGCGGCGGTTCCAGGCGCTGATGCCGGAATTCCAGGCGCTGGGCGCGAACATCGTGGGCGTGAGCAGCGACACGGGCGCGCAGCAGATGACGTTCCGGGACGTGTGCCGGGTGAGCTTCCCGCTGCTGTCCGACGCGGGGGAGCGGATCGGGGGGGTGTACGGGGTGCTGGAGGACGCGGTGGTGGAGGATGAGGAGACGCGGCGCCTGAAGCGGCAGACGTTCCTGATCGACCCGCAGGGCGTGGTGGTGGAGCACTGGACGGAGGTGGACCCGAACACGCACGCGGGCGAGGTCCTCGCGGCTCTGCGCCAGCATGAGGCCCCACTCGCCTGACCACGTGAGGCAGGCCGGGCCATCCGCCCGGCCTGCCCCGTTCACGCGAGGTTCAGACGTACTCGAGGGCCTGCGCGAGGTCCGCGATCAGGTCGTCGGCGTCCTCAATGCCGATGCTGAGGCGCACCAGGCCGTCTGTCACGCCGGCGCCCGCGCGGTGCTCGGCCTTCATGGCCGCGTGCGTCGTCGTGGCTGGATGGCACGCGAGGCTCTCCACATCGCCGAGCGACACGGCCTGCACGAACAGCTGCAGGTGATCCAGGAACCGCGCGGCCGCGCCCGCGTCCCCGCCGATGTCGATGGCCATCACGCCGCTGAACTGCGCGACCTGCGCCGCGAGGGTCGCGTGCCCCGGGTGGCTGCTCAGGCCCGGGTAGTACGTGCGTGTGACCTTCGGGTGTGCGCTCAGGTACTCCGCGACGGCAAGCGCGGCCTCGCTGTGCGCGTCCATCCGCAGCGGCAGCGTCTTGATGCCGCGCAGCAGCAGGTACGCCTCCTGCGGGCCGAGCGGCGCGCCCAGGTGCTTGAGGCCGATGGTACGAATGGGGGTGAGCAGCTCGCGCCGACCCGCGACGACGCCGGCAATCAGGTCGCCGTGGCCGCTGAGGTACTTCGTGGCGGAATGCATCACGAGGTCCACGCCGCGCTCCAGCGGCCGGAACAGGTACGGCGTCAGGAAGGTGTTGTCCGCGAGGGTGAGCGCGCCGACGCGCCGCGCGACGGCCACGACGGCGTCCGTGTCGATGACCGTCAACGTCGGGTTGGTGAGCGGCTCGAAGATGATCAGGCGCGTGTTCGGCTTGATGTTCTGCGCGAGGTCGTGCTCGTCGCGGTAGCGGGTGACGTGCATGCCGGCGCGGGGGAGGGTGTTTTGCAGGAATGCGTCGCTGCCGCCGTACAGCGGATCGATGAACGCGACCTCGTCGCCGTGGCTGAGCAGGCCGTACGCGACGCTGCTGAGCGCGGCCATGCCGCTGGCGACCGCCAGGGCGTCCTCGGCGCCTTCGAGCGCTGCGAGTTTCGCTTCGAGGGTGTGCGTGGTCGGGTTGCCCATGCGGCTGTAGAAGAACCCTGGGGTTTCACCGGCGAACCGCTGACGGCCCTGCTCGGCCGTGAAGTAGCTGAAGGTGCTGCTCTGGTAGACGGGCGTGGTGAGCGCGCCGGTTTGCGGGTCAGGGTGCTGGCCGGCGTGAACGCTGAGTGTACGGGGTTTCATGGTGAACCTTTCTGCACCCTCCAACGGGATGCTAGCAAACTGGTAAGTCAGTCAGAAAGCAGCACTGGATGTGCGCGTCCGACGCCCTGAAAGTATGCCCCGAACCCCCCACCCCCGAACAGTGAAAGGCGCCCGTAAGGGCCAGCCTGCTACAACAGGAGCAGAACCCCCGTGACCCCACCCCCCACCCCCACCCCCACCCCCGACGCGCACACCCACGCGCACGTCACGTCACGGGCCTTGCTGTTCACCCTCACCGCCATCGCCGTTGCGTTCGGCATCTCCATCCTGTTCGACCTCCAACGCGCCGACCACAACCCCTTCGACCGCGTCGCCTACCCCCTCATGCTCGCCGGCGTCGCCGCCCTCCTCGGCCTCCTCATCGCCCGCCCACGCACCCTCCCCATCGTCACCGTCACCACCGTCACCTGCAGCGGCCTGTTCTTCCTGAGCAAACTTATCTACCTCCTCAACAGCGGCAACCCGGACCTCATCAAGGACGAACTCGCCGAATCCTTCTTCTGGCTGCCCGGCGTCTACGTCCTGTCCTTCTTCGTCCCCTTCATCCGCGCCGCCCAGATCGGCAACATCATCTTCCTCGGCGGCGTCACCCTCACTGCCGCTGCCTACGCCTTCACCCACCACCGCACCCTCGACCTCGAACTCCTCAACGCCCTGATCCAACTCAGCCTCGCGAACCTCACCTTCTTCGGCCTCGCGCGCCTCTCCCACCGCCTCAGCGGCCACTACGCCCGCCTCGCCACGCACACCGAAACGCTCCAGCACCTCGCCAGCACCGACCCCCTCACCGGCCTCCCCAACCGCCTCCACCTCGAACGCGTCCTTCAGCGCGCCCTGCACCCTGACCCGCCCACCACCGACCCCGCCCCCTTCAGCGTCGTGTACATCGACCTCGACGGCTTCAAACTCATCAACGACACCCTCGGCCACGAAGCAGGCGACCACGTCCTCATCGACACCGCCAGCCGCCTCCGCAGCTGCTGCCGCGCGCACGACATCATCGCCCGCATCAGCGGCGACGAATTCGTCGCGTACCTCCCCGGCATCCACCAGGACATGGCCGAAATGGTCGCGTACCGCTTCCTCGCCGCCCTCGAACCCCCCTTCACCATCGACGGCCAGGTCACGCACCTCACCGCCAGCCTCGGCATCAGCGCCCACCCCGACCACGGCCACGACGCCGCCGCGCTGCTCCGCCACGCCGACAGCGCCATGTACCGCGTCAAAAGCGAAGGGCGCAACGGCGTCGGCGTCTACACGCCCGACAGCGGCGAACGCGAGGAGCACCACCGCCGCCTCGCCCGCGACCTGCGCGTCGCCCTCGACCGGCAGGAATTCACCCTCGCGTACCAGCCGATCGTGGACCTCCCCACCGGCCGCACCGTGAAGGTCGAGGCGCTGCTCCGCTGGACGCACCCCACGCACGGCCCCATCTCCCCAATGACGTTCATCCCGCTCGCCGAAGCGAACGGCAGCATCGTCCCGCTCGGCACCTGGGTCCTGAACGAAGCCTGCGCCAGCGCCCGCGCCTGGCAACGCGCCGGGTTCGACGTGAAAGTCTGCGTGAACGTCTCCGTGATTCAGTTCTCGCAGCCGGCCTTCGTGGCCACGGTTCTTCAGGCCCTCGCCACCCACGACCTGCCACCACACCTGCTCGAACTCGAATTGACGGAAGGCATCGTCATGAAGAACGTCGAAGGCGTCCGCGCCACCCTGGATGACCTGCGCGCTGCTGGCGTGGGCACCGCTGTGGATGATTTTGGCACCGGGTACAGCAGCCTGGCGTACCTGAGGGACCTGCCGATCGACACGCTGAAGATCGACCGGTCCTTTATCAAGGACCTCGTGACTGACGAAGGCCCGTCGACGCCCGCCATGACGCTCGTGGAAGCCATCATTCGCGTGGCGGACGTGTTCGGCATGACGGTGGTCGCTGAGGGCATCGAAACTGAGGCGCAGCGTGATGCGCTGCGGGCGCTCGGCGTGGGTTGCGGGCAGGGATATCATTTCGCCCGCCCTCTGCCTCTGGAGGGACTGCTGGCGTCATTGAAGCTGGACCAGCCTGCAGATTCAACACCCTGAGTTGGCGTGGATGCTCAAGCGAGAAAAGGCGCCTCTTGTAAATCAAGAATTTTATACGAAGACGTATGATGTCAGCCTGCAACCTTTCCACTGAATCTTTTTGGCGCTCAGCAACTGCCCAAGCAGTTGCTTCCGAGCCTCGCACCCCGAAAACAGCCACTCCACAATGTCGCCATCAATTGCTCCAGCTTTGTGGGCCTTATCGACCTCATAAGCTGACCTGCCAGTACCCGGGCACAAGCTGAGAGCCTACGCAACTGAGGTTGCCTTGAGTGAGAGCGGACTGATTCCGTTTTTCTAAGGCGTGGCTGGATCAGAGCGGAAAGCCTTGCACGCACGTTTTTCTTCTGACGGCATATTCTTCTTAGGTCGTTTAAGTATGTTTTTCTGTATGCCTTGCCAAGAGGCGGCAAATGCCGAGGCCTACCCGTATATGGGTAAGAGGAGCTAAGTTACCCCTGGTCAATATGTTGTTAGGCAAATTACTTTAAGCTAAAACTGCCCCGTACAGTTCAGCACTACCCGGTCGCAATATCGAAACCAGAAATTCCACTAATCATAGTTAGTGCTAAACACTCTCTAGTTCCGCAGTACACCCAAACTCAAGCCACGCCGAAGGCCTTCAGGTGCCTTCTTCGACTTTGCGCCGGTAAGGCTCCGTGAGTTGCAGCGTCACCAGCCCCAACTCCTGCCGTACCCGTTCCGCATTTCCAGTCAAGAGGTACAACCGCAGGCCCGCATAATG encodes:
- a CDS encoding putative bifunctional diguanylate cyclase/phosphodiesterase, with the protein product MPTPHQEQTRLETLTRFRVLGTPPEAELDRLAQLTAGLLRAPVVLINLVADGHGWFKAHHGTPRTSLQRGDLPCAHVIERGALTVFPDMTLDERTARSAFVTEDHLRFYAGAPLCTPEGVCLGTLAVLAPEPRASSDREGALLRDLAVVVMDALRSRCVILELEDARAHIRTLAFHDPLTGLPNRALLTEHLARAHAHAERHGEAFAVMLLDLDRFKLVNDTLGHGVGDQLLRGVAGRLRHAVRAEDIVARFAGDEFVLLLPDLHDAAHAERLAQTLMDALATPFTLDEHVLHAHFSAGISFYPEDGATAEALLRAADIAMYEAKLAGRGRCRTYNEDMRRQAHARQQLKARLGHAHFHLHYQPLVHLGTTQVVGVEAFLRWPQADGSWLAPQAFLPVAEENDVINRIGRWVLREACAQLQAWRATGRVEPDVYVSVNLSERQWQHPDLPAQVQALLHDTGLPPHCLVLELPEGALVSAADAALRTAQQLVRAGVRVALDGFGSGLSNLTQVQALPFGQLKMDRAFVAPLDGAPHAGTLAEAIIALGHGLHVPVVAKGVETKAQVQALRALGCDLGQGFWFGAPQPAQACTFLRPRVSGAAHAPHAAPGGPPLES
- a CDS encoding peroxiredoxin; this translates as MTIQVGDLAPDVPDTTPPLALSAWRGQWVVLFFFPRAHATHCQMQARRFQALMPEFQALGANIVGVSSDTGAQQMTFRDVCRVSFPLLSDAGERIGGVYGVLEDAVVEDEETRRLKRQTFLIDPQGVVVEHWTEVDPNTHAGEVLAALRQHEAPLA
- a CDS encoding trans-sulfuration enzyme family protein; this translates as MKPRTLSVHAGQHPDPQTGALTTPVYQSSTFSYFTAEQGRQRFAGETPGFFYSRMGNPTTHTLEAKLAALEGAEDALAVASGMAALSSVAYGLLSHGDEVAFIDPLYGGSDAFLQNTLPRAGMHVTRYRDEHDLAQNIKPNTRLIIFEPLTNPTLTVIDTDAVVAVARRVGALTLADNTFLTPYLFRPLERGVDLVMHSATKYLSGHGDLIAGVVAGRRELLTPIRTIGLKHLGAPLGPQEAYLLLRGIKTLPLRMDAHSEAALAVAEYLSAHPKVTRTYYPGLSSHPGHATLAAQVAQFSGVMAIDIGGDAGAAARFLDHLQLFVQAVSLGDVESLACHPATTTHAAMKAEHRAGAGVTDGLVRLSIGIEDADDLIADLAQALEYV
- a CDS encoding putative bifunctional diguanylate cyclase/phosphodiesterase is translated as MTPPPTPTPTPDAHTHAHVTSRALLFTLTAIAVAFGISILFDLQRADHNPFDRVAYPLMLAGVAALLGLLIARPRTLPIVTVTTVTCSGLFFLSKLIYLLNSGNPDLIKDELAESFFWLPGVYVLSFFVPFIRAAQIGNIIFLGGVTLTAAAYAFTHHRTLDLELLNALIQLSLANLTFFGLARLSHRLSGHYARLATHTETLQHLASTDPLTGLPNRLHLERVLQRALHPDPPTTDPAPFSVVYIDLDGFKLINDTLGHEAGDHVLIDTASRLRSCCRAHDIIARISGDEFVAYLPGIHQDMAEMVAYRFLAALEPPFTIDGQVTHLTASLGISAHPDHGHDAAALLRHADSAMYRVKSEGRNGVGVYTPDSGEREEHHRRLARDLRVALDRQEFTLAYQPIVDLPTGRTVKVEALLRWTHPTHGPISPMTFIPLAEANGSIVPLGTWVLNEACASARAWQRAGFDVKVCVNVSVIQFSQPAFVATVLQALATHDLPPHLLELELTEGIVMKNVEGVRATLDDLRAAGVGTAVDDFGTGYSSLAYLRDLPIDTLKIDRSFIKDLVTDEGPSTPAMTLVEAIIRVADVFGMTVVAEGIETEAQRDALRALGVGCGQGYHFARPLPLEGLLASLKLDQPADSTP